CGACTGTTTCGTCGGCGGCGGCTACACCCCGATGTTCGGACGCGGCGACCACGCCTCGCACCTGATCGCCTACGGCCGCGGCCCCGCCGGCGAACCACCGCAGGTGATCATCGCCGCCACCCGGCACAGCGTCGGCCTGGCCGACTCCGGCTGGGGCGACACCACCATGGACCTCCCCAACGGCGCCACCTGGACCGACCGCCTCACCGGCCACACCTTCCAGAGCGCGGCCCGGATGGAGAAACTGTTCGCCCGGCTACCGGTCGCCCTGCTGGTCCGCTGAACCCGAGACCGGGACCCGCTGAGCCGCACAGCAATCGGCACGCCACCTCACACCGGTCCGGCCGGCCACCACGTGGCAGCCGGCGCCGGACCGCACCCGGCTATCTTGCCGCCGAGCGCTGTCCTGCCCAGCGGCACAGCTTTTCCGCCGCGAACGATCAGGCGCGCGACGGGGCAGGCAGTCCCGGGGGATCGACCACGGGCCGGCGGAACTCCTCCGGTCCCGGCACCGGCTCGACCGGCGGGGGTGTCCCCGGATCCTGTTCCCACCGGCGGAGATTCGGCGGGTGATAGGCCGGTGTGGGGGTCACGCTGGAGGACAGGTAGATCTTCCGGTCGCCGCGTGCGTCCAGCCGCCGCCACATATCGGCGTAGAACCGCGGATTACCCGAATTCACCAGCCAGCCGAGGGTATTCAGGATCCGGTAGCCGACGGTGAGCGTCTTGTTCGGCAACAGCGGCCCGGATTCGGCGTCCGCGCGATCCCCGCCACCGCCGGACGCCGTCCCCGGCCCGGCCGGCTCATCGCGCACCGGGCCGCACAGCCGGGCGAGCCGGTCCGGATCGAATTCCAGCCCCTGGACCCGCGCCTCACGGACCATCCAGCGCAGCGTGATGTCCGCCAGCCGGCAGTCGCTGTTGCCGCCGCCGACATCGCCGTGCGAGCCGGTGAACCACACCTGCTTCACCCGGTCGTGGCGCTGCCGCCGCACCCCTTCCTCGTCGGTGATCTCCCACAGGCACGGTTCGTAGACCCGCCGCCGCTCATCGATGGCCAGCGCCTGCCGCGCGCAGTGCACGATCGGCGGCAGCCGCAGATCGTGGAACCGGTACCGGCGCGAGGTGAAACCCGGCACGCCCATCGCGCCCACGGTGTCGAATACTCCCACGAATTTGATCGGCACCGGATGCGAGCAGTACCGCTCGCGGAAGGCCGCCCACTCCGGCGGATCCGGATCGTCCGGATGCGCCTTGCGCTGCCGGTAGATGGCCAGCGCCTCCGGGTAGGCCTGCTCGATCATCGCGTCCGTGGACAGCAGGCCCAGCCGGTTGATCATGCCGACCAGGCTGCGCGCGGTGAACGCGCCGCGGCTGAACCCGAAGACGAAGATCTCGTCGCCCTCTTCCCAATTGAGGGCGATCTGCCAGTACATGGTCGCCAGCGCCGCGTCCAGCCCGAGTCCGAACGCGCCGCCGAGCCATTTGTCGGCCGAGTAGCCGCGGGATCCGGGACCGTCGGTGTAGAAGACCCGTTGCCCCACATGTTCTCCCGTGCCGCTCGCGGTACCCAGCCGCACCGCCTCGGCGATCTTCACGATGTTCGTCACCGTGGGGTTGCTCTCGGTTCCCCAGGTTCCGTCACAACACACCACCAAACGTTTCATGCCCCGATCCTCTCGCTGCGGGCCACCCGAATCCTGCGTAGCGAACTACTCGAATGATCGCAGTGCCGCGGGTGTTCCGTCGGCGATCGGCCCGCATCCGCGGGGTCGGCGCGACAGCGAACCGCGGGCGCGCGGCACCCGCCGGTGGTAGCGCAGGGCCGGCAACCGGAGGGCGACGGCCACGGCCGCGGCCGGCAGCGCGATGCCGTCCACGACCCCGTCCCACCGCGGCGCCGATGCCCGGATCGGCGACCCACCGGCAAACCGCACGGACCCCCGCCGTGACCTTCGCCACGCGACGCGCCGGGGTCCTGGGACGATCCGCCCGGGGCTCCGAAACCTGTCGGGGGTGAGGCATACTCTCCTGTCGTGTCAGCCTCGCCGAAATCTTTCGTTCACCTGCACAACCACACCGAGTACTCGATGCTCGACGGCGCGGCGAAGATCACGCCCCTGTTCAAGGAGGCGCAGCGGCTGGGGATGTCCGCGGTCGGCATGTCCGACCACGGAAACATGTACGGCGCTTCGGAGTTCTACAACACCGCCAAGAAGTACGGCGTCAAGCCGATCGTCGGCATCGAGGCGTACATCGCGCCCGGCTCCCGGTTCGACTCCAAGCGCGTGCGGTGGGGCGACCCGAGCCAGAAGAGCGACGATATCTCCGGTTCCGGCGCCTACACCCACATGACCATGGTCGCCGAGAACGCGACCGGCCTGCGCAATCTGTTCAAGCTGTCGTCGCTGGCCTCCATCGAGGGCCAGCTCGGCAAGTGGGCCCGCATGGACGCCGACATCATCGCCGCGCACGCCGAGGGCATCATCGCCACCACCGGCTGCCCCTCCGGCGAGGTGCAGACCCGGCTGCGGCTCGGCCACGAGCGCGAGGCGCTGGAGGCGGCGGCCAAGTGGCAGGAGATCTTCGGCAAGGAGAACTTCTTCCTCGAGGTGATGGACCACGGCCTGTCCATCGAGCGGCGGGTGCGCGAGGGCCTGATCGAGGTCGGCCGCAAGCTCGACATCCCGCCGCTGGCCACCAACGACTGCCACTACGTGTTCGAATCGGATTCGGCCAACCACGAAGCGCTGCTGTGCGTGCAGACCGGCAAGACGCTGTCGGATCCGGCCCGGTTCAAGTTCGACGGCTCCGGCTACTTCCTGAAATCCGCCGACGACATGCGCGCGATCTGGGACGACGAGGTGCCCGGCGCCTGCGACAACACCGTCCACATCGGCGAGCGGGTGCAGCCCTACGACGACGTCTGGGCGCACCGCGACCGGATGCCGATCTTCCCGGTCCCCGAGGGCGAGACGCAGTCGTCCTGGCTGCGCCGCGAGGTGCTGCGCGGCCTCGACCGCCGCTTCCCCGCCGGCCCGCCGCAGGAATATCTCGACCGCGCCGACTACGAGCTCAGCGTCATCATCGAGATGGGCTTCCCCGCGTACTTCCTCGTCGTCGGCGACCTGATCAGCCACGCCCGCGAGGTCGGCATCAGCGTCGGACCGGGCCGCGGTTCGGCGGCCGGTTCGCTGGTCGCCTACGCGATGGGTATCACCAATATCGACCCGATCCCGCACGGCCTGCTGTTCGAGCGGTTCCTCAACCCCGAGCGCGTGTCGATGCCCGATATCGATATCGACTTCGACGATCGCCGCCGCGGTGAGATGGTGCGCTACGCCACCGACAAGTGGGGCAGCGACCGGGTCGCCCAGGTGATCACCTTCGGTACGATTAAAACCAAAGCGGCGCTGAAGGATTCGGCCCGTGTGCAGTTCGGCCAGCCGGGTTTCGCGATCGCCGACCAGATCTCGAAGGCGCTGCCGCCGCCGATCATGGCCAAGGACATTCCGCTGTCGGGCATCATGGATCCCGAGCACGAGCGGTTCAAGGAGGCCGCCGAGGTCCGGGAGCTCATCAACACCAACCCGGACGTCGCCAAGATCTACGAGACCGCTCGCGGCCTCGAGGGCCTGATCCGCAACGCCGGCGTGCACGCCTGCGCGGTCATCATGTCCTCCGAGCCGCTGATGGACGCGATCCCGGTCTGGAAGCGGCCGCAGGACGGCGCGATCATCACCGGCTGGGACTATCCCTCCTGCGAGGCCATCGGCCTGTTGAAGATGGACTTCCTGGGCCTGCGCAACCTCACCGTCATCGGTGACGCCCTGGAGAACATCAAGGCCAACCGCGGTATCGACCTGGACCTGGACACACTGCCGCTGGAGGATCCGCCCACCTACGAACTGCTGGCCCGCGGCGACACCCTGGGCGTGTTCCAGCTCGACGGCGGCGCGATGCGAGATCTGCTGCGCCGCATGCAACCCACCGGTTTCGAGGACATCGTCGCGGTGCTCGCGCTGTACCGTCCCGGCCCGATGGGCATGAACGCCCACAACGACTACGCCGACCGCAAGAACGCCCGGCAAGAGGTCAAGCCGATCCACCCCGAGCTCGAAGAGCCGCTGAAGGACATCCTGCGCGACACCTACGGCCTGATCGTGTATCAGGAGCAGATCATGCAGATCGCGCAGAAGGTCGCCGGATATTCGCTCGGCCGGGCCGACATCCTGCGCCGCGCGATGGGTAAGAAGAAGGCCGAGGTACTCGAGGCCGAATTCGAGGGCTTCGAGAAGGGCATGCTGGAGAACGGTTTCTCCAAGCCCGCGATCAAGGCGCTGTGGGACACCATCCTCCCGTTCGCCGGATACGCGTTCAACAAATCGCACGCCGCCGGCTACGGCCTGGTGTCGTTCTGGACGGCGTATCTGAAGGCCAACTATCCGGCCGAATACATGGCGGGCCTGCTGACCTCCGTCGGCGACGACAAGGACAAGGCCGCGGTCTATCTGGCCGACTGCCGCCATCTGGGCATCCAGGTGCTGCCGCCGGACGTCAACGAGTCCGAGCACAACTTCGCCTCGGTCGGCAACGACATCCGCTTCGGCATGGGCGCGGTCCGCAACGTCGGCGCCAACGTGGTGGCCTCGATCATCGCCGCCCGCAAGGACAAGTCGAAGTTCACCGACTTCTCCGACTACCTGAACAAGATCGACGCCGTGGCCTGCACCAAGAAGGTCGCCGAATCCTTGATCAAGGCAGGCGCTTTCGACTCACTGGGCCATCCGCGCAAGGGCCTGCTGCTGGTGCACTCCGACGCCATCGACGCCGTGATGGCCACCAAGAAGGCCGAGGCGATCGGCCAGTTCGACCTGTTCGGCGGCCTCGACGACGGCGACGACTCGGTCGCCGGCGTCTTCGACGTGAAGGTCCCCGACGAGGAGTGGGAGACCAAGCACAAACTCGCCCTGGAGCGGGAGATGCTGGGGCTCTACGTCTCCGGCCATCCGCTCGACGGCGTCGCCCATGTTCTCAACGCGCAGTCCGACACCCAGATCCCGACCATCCTCGGCGGCGATATCAAGGACGGCACCCAGGTCACCGTCGGCGGCATCTTCGCCTCGGTCACCCGCCGCATCAACAAGAACGGAATGCCCTGGGCCTCGGCCCAATTGGAGGATCTCTCCGGTGGTATCGAGGTGCTGTTCTTCCCGCAGTCGTACTCGGTCTACGGTATGGACGTCACCGAGGACGCGGTGGTCCTGGTG
This DNA window, taken from Nocardia sp. BMG111209, encodes the following:
- the dnaE gene encoding DNA polymerase III subunit alpha; this translates as MSASPKSFVHLHNHTEYSMLDGAAKITPLFKEAQRLGMSAVGMSDHGNMYGASEFYNTAKKYGVKPIVGIEAYIAPGSRFDSKRVRWGDPSQKSDDISGSGAYTHMTMVAENATGLRNLFKLSSLASIEGQLGKWARMDADIIAAHAEGIIATTGCPSGEVQTRLRLGHEREALEAAAKWQEIFGKENFFLEVMDHGLSIERRVREGLIEVGRKLDIPPLATNDCHYVFESDSANHEALLCVQTGKTLSDPARFKFDGSGYFLKSADDMRAIWDDEVPGACDNTVHIGERVQPYDDVWAHRDRMPIFPVPEGETQSSWLRREVLRGLDRRFPAGPPQEYLDRADYELSVIIEMGFPAYFLVVGDLISHAREVGISVGPGRGSAAGSLVAYAMGITNIDPIPHGLLFERFLNPERVSMPDIDIDFDDRRRGEMVRYATDKWGSDRVAQVITFGTIKTKAALKDSARVQFGQPGFAIADQISKALPPPIMAKDIPLSGIMDPEHERFKEAAEVRELINTNPDVAKIYETARGLEGLIRNAGVHACAVIMSSEPLMDAIPVWKRPQDGAIITGWDYPSCEAIGLLKMDFLGLRNLTVIGDALENIKANRGIDLDLDTLPLEDPPTYELLARGDTLGVFQLDGGAMRDLLRRMQPTGFEDIVAVLALYRPGPMGMNAHNDYADRKNARQEVKPIHPELEEPLKDILRDTYGLIVYQEQIMQIAQKVAGYSLGRADILRRAMGKKKAEVLEAEFEGFEKGMLENGFSKPAIKALWDTILPFAGYAFNKSHAAGYGLVSFWTAYLKANYPAEYMAGLLTSVGDDKDKAAVYLADCRHLGIQVLPPDVNESEHNFASVGNDIRFGMGAVRNVGANVVASIIAARKDKSKFTDFSDYLNKIDAVACTKKVAESLIKAGAFDSLGHPRKGLLLVHSDAIDAVMATKKAEAIGQFDLFGGLDDGDDSVAGVFDVKVPDEEWETKHKLALEREMLGLYVSGHPLDGVAHVLNAQSDTQIPTILGGDIKDGTQVTVGGIFASVTRRINKNGMPWASAQLEDLSGGIEVLFFPQSYSVYGMDVTEDAVVLVKARVSARDDRISLIANDLVVPDLSAIGVEKPLSVIIPTRLCTPDKLSALKRVLSSHPGTADVHIRHIGSREKTTLLKVSDSLRVSPSSALMGDLKALLGPGCLAS
- a CDS encoding DUF2235 domain-containing protein; this translates as MKRLVVCCDGTWGTESNPTVTNIVKIAEAVRLGTASGTGEHVGQRVFYTDGPGSRGYSADKWLGGAFGLGLDAALATMYWQIALNWEEGDEIFVFGFSRGAFTARSLVGMINRLGLLSTDAMIEQAYPEALAIYRQRKAHPDDPDPPEWAAFRERYCSHPVPIKFVGVFDTVGAMGVPGFTSRRYRFHDLRLPPIVHCARQALAIDERRRVYEPCLWEITDEEGVRRQRHDRVKQVWFTGSHGDVGGGNSDCRLADITLRWMVREARVQGLEFDPDRLARLCGPVRDEPAGPGTASGGGGDRADAESGPLLPNKTLTVGYRILNTLGWLVNSGNPRFYADMWRRLDARGDRKIYLSSSVTPTPAYHPPNLRRWEQDPGTPPPVEPVPGPEEFRRPVVDPPGLPAPSRA